A stretch of the Azorhizobium caulinodans ORS 571 genome encodes the following:
- a CDS encoding methyl-accepting chemotaxis protein → MDRISGSYSDLIKSQDAAAFSLATANRWLASFLTRLYQSTPVSTPEETRQMKALREDALAGLDKALEDAKRQAPAFTSRIDAASRAIRDIYTRTCAPALEFGSGQRGQADIGRAVQQIAGDCHVMLRNAAGDLVKLADEAKASADQRSQELSVATTDLIRLSLAVVLIAFVVVVAIAVVLTLKGIVQPMRTLVAVTERLGRDELDEVVPDRERRDEIGAVSKALEVMRQQLSAAKAARADLAVRDAEERRRLDARAQLSERFVQAMRALAESFGQSSGALSSASRRLAESSNATFQQVHQVASAAGQASANVQTVAASAEEMAATVREIAGQVDHSADVAGAAFTEVEGANQRILGLSDAANSIGNVVELINGIAAQTNLLALNATIEAARAGDAGKGFAVVASEVKQLAEQTSRATGEIGTRIAEIQEATGLTVRSMAQITETISSVKSISTAIAGAVEQQSAATGEIASNCQQAARGTTLVTESVAGVRQTAEVTETVSKTLLSLSSDLSTQIDDLHRTVQAFVNDLSAA, encoded by the coding sequence ATGGACCGCATCAGCGGTTCCTATTCGGACCTCATCAAGTCCCAGGACGCGGCGGCCTTCTCGCTGGCCACCGCCAACCGCTGGCTGGCGTCGTTCCTGACCCGGCTCTACCAGAGCACGCCCGTCTCCACGCCCGAGGAGACGCGGCAGATGAAGGCCTTGCGCGAAGACGCCCTGGCCGGCCTCGACAAGGCGCTGGAGGATGCCAAGCGGCAGGCTCCCGCGTTCACATCCCGCATCGACGCGGCCTCCCGCGCCATTCGCGACATCTATACGCGCACCTGCGCACCGGCACTTGAGTTCGGCTCCGGTCAGCGCGGCCAGGCGGACATCGGCCGGGCCGTGCAGCAGATTGCGGGCGACTGCCACGTGATGCTGCGCAACGCCGCGGGTGACCTCGTGAAGCTGGCCGATGAGGCCAAGGCGAGCGCTGACCAGCGCAGCCAGGAACTGTCGGTGGCCACCACCGACCTGATCCGCCTCAGCCTCGCGGTGGTGCTGATTGCCTTCGTGGTCGTGGTGGCGATCGCCGTCGTGCTGACCCTGAAGGGGATCGTCCAGCCCATGCGCACGCTGGTCGCCGTGACGGAGCGGCTTGGCCGGGACGAACTGGATGAAGTGGTTCCGGACCGCGAGCGGCGGGACGAAATCGGCGCCGTCTCCAAGGCGCTGGAGGTCATGCGCCAGCAGCTCAGCGCGGCGAAGGCGGCCCGCGCCGACCTTGCGGTGCGTGACGCCGAGGAGCGCCGCCGGCTCGACGCGCGGGCCCAGCTCTCCGAACGCTTCGTGCAGGCCATGCGGGCGCTGGCCGAGAGCTTCGGCCAGTCGTCCGGCGCGCTGTCCAGTGCGTCCCGGCGCCTCGCCGAAAGCTCCAATGCCACCTTCCAGCAGGTGCATCAGGTGGCGAGCGCAGCGGGCCAGGCCTCTGCGAACGTGCAGACCGTTGCCGCCTCCGCCGAGGAGATGGCGGCGACCGTGCGGGAGATCGCCGGCCAGGTGGACCATTCGGCAGATGTCGCGGGTGCGGCCTTCACCGAGGTGGAGGGTGCGAACCAGCGCATTCTCGGCCTCTCCGACGCCGCCAATTCCATTGGCAACGTGGTGGAGCTCATCAACGGCATCGCTGCCCAGACCAACCTGCTCGCCCTCAACGCCACCATCGAGGCGGCGCGTGCGGGCGATGCCGGCAAGGGCTTCGCGGTGGTCGCCTCCGAGGTGAAGCAGCTTGCGGAGCAGACCTCCCGCGCCACCGGCGAGATCGGCACGCGCATCGCCGAGATCCAGGAGGCGACGGGCCTGACGGTGCGCTCCATGGCCCAGATCACCGAGACGATCAGCTCGGTGAAATCCATCTCCACCGCCATCGCCGGGGCGGTCGAGCAGCAGAGCGCGGCGACCGGCGAGATCGCGAGCAACTGCCAGCAGGCGGCGAGGGGCACGACCCTGGTCACCGAGAGTGTGGCGGGCGTGCGCCAGACGGCGGAAGTGACGGAGACGGTCTCGAAGACCCTGCTCTCGCTCTCGTCCGACCTCTCCACCCAGATCGATGACCTCCACCGGACGGTGCAGGCCTTCGTGAACGATCTGTCGGCGGCGTAA
- a CDS encoding YnfA family protein has product MSLPLFALAALAEIAGCFAFWHVVRAGGSPLWLAPGVLSLVAFAALLTQVEADAAGRAFAAYGGIYILASLGWMWAAEGVRPDRFDALGAAICLAGACVILFAPRG; this is encoded by the coding sequence ATGAGCCTGCCCCTCTTTGCGCTGGCCGCGCTCGCCGAGATCGCCGGCTGCTTTGCCTTCTGGCATGTGGTGCGCGCGGGCGGCAGCCCGCTTTGGCTCGCGCCCGGCGTCCTCAGCCTCGTCGCCTTCGCCGCCCTTCTGACGCAGGTGGAAGCGGATGCCGCCGGTCGCGCCTTCGCCGCCTATGGCGGCATCTATATCCTCGCCTCACTCGGCTGGATGTGGGCGGCGGAAGGCGTGCGGCCCGATCGGTTCGATGCGCTGGGCGCCGCCATCTGCCTTGCCGGGGCCTGCGTCATCCTGTTCGCCCCGCGCGGCTGA
- a CDS encoding 4-(cytidine 5'-diphospho)-2-C-methyl-D-erythritol kinase has translation MQRLVARAPAKVNLTLRILRRRPDGFHDLASIVAFAGACDVVTLESDAPLGLAVAGPSAAAAGPDADNLILRAADAFARHVPGARLGRFTLTKRLPVAAGIGGGSSDAAAALRLLAQINDIALDDPRLHAAAREVGADVPVCLDPQARIMEGIGERLSEPLGLAPLFAVLVNCRVPVPTADVFRTLGLRAGEDLAGLPHEAPMSTGRAAVMRHLVLHGNDLEPPAETVAPEITRVKAMLAQEPEVRLVRMSGSGATVFALTDDCRAAAQVARRVAAAEPGWWVRPTVLR, from the coding sequence ATGCAAAGGCTTGTGGCGCGCGCGCCGGCAAAGGTCAATCTGACATTGCGCATCCTCCGGCGCCGTCCGGACGGGTTTCACGATCTCGCGAGTATCGTTGCATTTGCGGGCGCTTGCGATGTGGTGACGCTGGAGTCGGACGCCCCCCTCGGCCTTGCCGTTGCGGGACCGTCCGCCGCTGCCGCAGGGCCGGATGCGGACAATCTCATCCTGCGCGCCGCCGATGCTTTCGCCCGCCATGTGCCCGGTGCCCGCCTCGGCCGTTTCACGCTCACCAAGCGCCTGCCGGTGGCGGCAGGAATCGGGGGAGGCTCCTCCGACGCGGCCGCCGCCTTGCGCCTGCTGGCGCAGATCAACGACATCGCGCTCGATGATCCGCGCCTCCACGCCGCAGCCAGGGAGGTGGGCGCCGACGTGCCCGTCTGCCTCGATCCGCAGGCCCGGATCATGGAAGGCATCGGCGAGCGGCTGTCCGAGCCGCTGGGTCTCGCACCGCTGTTCGCCGTGCTGGTGAACTGCCGCGTGCCGGTGCCGACGGCCGATGTCTTCCGCACGCTGGGCCTCCGGGCCGGCGAGGATCTGGCGGGTCTGCCGCACGAGGCGCCCATGAGCACCGGCCGCGCGGCTGTGATGCGGCACCTCGTCCTGCACGGCAACGATCTGGAACCGCCCGCCGAGACGGTAGCCCCCGAGATCACCCGCGTGAAGGCGATGCTGGCCCAAGAACCGGAGGTCCGGCTGGTGCGGATGTCCGGTTCCGGTGCGACGGTTTTTGCGCTGACCGACGACTGCCGGGCCGCCGCGCAGGTGGCACGGCGGGTCGCTGCCGCGGAACCCGGCTGGTGGGTCCGCCCCACCGTGCTGCGCTAG
- a CDS encoding tetratricopeptide repeat protein — protein sequence MKILSLSSPLALALSLCTALATTAPAFAKEDLSAPETSVAGSFLSARLAGAERDSDAAVTYLRALMKADPRNDELVERAFFAMLVAGEVEEAMPLAERLVKVDRSHRIARLALAARAIKRGQYQTARTNLSLSVRGPIGDLTATLLAAWTMVGSGNAKSGVELIDRLQGPDWYAAFKDINAGLILDAAGLKKEAGKRLEKAAQTDPATLRAVDAYARWQSRNVDKETALATYQAFEKLLPRHPLVMSAEAELQAGKTLGPLIRTPQEGAAEVLYSLGAALGRQGGEDLAMVYLQLSLWLAPDHPLAGLTLADLYEQLKQPLKAISVYEKIPANSPLKRNAEVQMSINLDIAGKFDEARKHLVALVESDPKDTDALVALGGLYRGHKMYAECADTYGKVIDQLKEPTRNNWTLFYFRGICNERNKNWPAAEADLKMALKLYPDQPHVLNYLGYSWVDQGLNLDQALDMIRKAVSLRPDDGYIVDSLGWAYYRLGRYDDAVTELERAVELKPQDPVINDHLGDAYWKVGRKLEATFQWAHARDSKPEPEDLTKIEKKLQSGLEEEPPVKKAEEQQKGG from the coding sequence GTGAAGATTCTCTCCCTTTCATCGCCTCTGGCCCTCGCCCTTTCTCTGTGCACGGCGCTGGCCACTACCGCCCCCGCTTTCGCGAAAGAGGACCTGAGCGCGCCCGAGACCTCCGTCGCCGGTAGCTTCCTCTCCGCCCGTCTGGCGGGTGCCGAGCGCGATTCCGATGCCGCCGTGACCTATCTGCGGGCGCTGATGAAGGCCGACCCGCGCAATGACGAACTGGTCGAGCGCGCCTTCTTCGCCATGCTGGTGGCCGGCGAGGTGGAAGAGGCGATGCCGCTGGCCGAGCGCCTCGTGAAGGTGGACCGCTCGCACCGCATCGCGCGCCTCGCCCTCGCGGCGCGGGCCATCAAGCGCGGCCAGTATCAGACCGCCCGCACCAATCTCTCCCTGTCCGTCCGCGGCCCCATCGGCGACCTCACCGCCACCCTGCTTGCCGCCTGGACCATGGTCGGCTCCGGCAACGCCAAGTCCGGCGTCGAACTGATCGACCGCCTGCAGGGGCCGGACTGGTACGCCGCCTTCAAGGACATCAACGCCGGTCTCATTCTCGATGCCGCCGGCCTCAAGAAGGAAGCGGGCAAGCGGCTGGAAAAGGCGGCGCAGACCGATCCGGCGACGCTGCGCGCGGTGGATGCCTATGCCCGCTGGCAATCGCGCAACGTCGACAAGGAAACGGCGCTCGCCACCTATCAGGCGTTCGAGAAGCTGCTGCCCCGCCATCCGCTGGTGATGTCGGCGGAGGCGGAGCTGCAGGCCGGCAAGACGCTCGGCCCGCTGATCCGCACGCCGCAGGAAGGCGCGGCCGAGGTGCTCTACAGCCTCGGCGCCGCCCTCGGCCGCCAGGGCGGCGAAGACCTCGCCATGGTCTATCTCCAGCTCTCCTTGTGGCTGGCGCCCGATCATCCGCTCGCCGGCCTGACGCTGGCCGACCTTTATGAGCAACTCAAGCAGCCGCTGAAGGCCATCAGCGTCTATGAGAAGATCCCCGCCAATTCGCCGCTGAAGCGCAATGCGGAAGTGCAGATGTCCATCAATCTGGACATCGCCGGCAAGTTCGACGAGGCGCGCAAGCATCTGGTCGCGCTGGTGGAGAGCGATCCCAAGGACACCGACGCGCTGGTGGCGCTGGGCGGCCTCTATCGCGGCCACAAGATGTATGCGGAATGCGCCGACACCTATGGCAAGGTCATCGACCAGCTGAAGGAGCCCACCCGCAACAACTGGACGCTGTTCTACTTCCGGGGCATCTGCAACGAGCGCAACAAGAACTGGCCCGCTGCGGAGGCGGACCTCAAGATGGCGCTCAAGCTCTATCCCGATCAGCCGCACGTGCTGAACTATCTCGGCTATTCGTGGGTGGACCAGGGCCTCAACCTCGATCAGGCGCTGGACATGATCCGCAAGGCGGTGTCGCTGCGTCCGGACGACGGCTACATCGTCGACAGCCTCGGCTGGGCCTATTACCGCCTCGGCCGCTATGACGATGCGGTCACCGAGCTGGAGCGGGCGGTGGAGCTGAAGCCGCAGGATCCCGTCATCAATGACCATCTGGGCGATGCCTACTGGAAGGTGGGACGGAAGCTGGAGGCGACCTTCCAGTGGGCGCATGCGCGCGATTCCAAGCCCGAGCCGGAAGACCTGACGAAGATCGAGAAGAAGCTGCAGAGCGGGCTGGAAGAAGAGCCGCCGGTCAAGAAGGCCGAGGAGCAGCAGAAGGGCGGCTGA
- a CDS encoding LysR family transcriptional regulator, which yields MIAWDDFRLVKAIAETRSLAGAAEVLGVNHSTVFRRLGALEALLGARLFERARTGYAPTVTGEELVRLAERMGEEITSIERRITGRDLRPSGELRVTTNDTLLVHLLTPVFASFRAAYPEIRLEIIVSNQTLNLTKRDADVAVRASDRPGDALVGRRVASIAWGVYGAAGGPDTRAFELAHMRQHNWVGFAEPIGAIKAAKWLKERAGEDRIVYRVNTLLGLAQAAAAGMGLAVLPCFIGAATPGLTRLQALDAEIDGSLWLLTHPDIKQTARVRAFMDYVGRELGKRRAILEGRDGDAAEPLGSDDVVSVA from the coding sequence ATGATTGCCTGGGACGACTTCCGGCTGGTCAAAGCCATAGCGGAGACACGATCCCTCGCTGGCGCCGCGGAGGTGCTGGGGGTCAACCATTCCACGGTCTTCCGGCGCCTCGGCGCGCTGGAGGCCCTGCTCGGAGCGCGCCTGTTCGAGCGCGCCCGCACCGGCTATGCTCCGACCGTGACCGGGGAAGAACTGGTCCGCCTTGCCGAGCGCATGGGCGAGGAAATCACCTCCATCGAGCGCCGCATCACGGGACGCGACCTGCGCCCCTCCGGGGAACTGCGCGTCACCACCAACGACACGCTGCTGGTGCATCTCCTGACGCCGGTCTTCGCCTCCTTCCGCGCGGCCTATCCCGAAATCCGGCTGGAGATCATCGTCTCCAACCAGACCCTCAACCTCACCAAGCGCGATGCCGACGTGGCGGTGCGGGCGAGCGACCGGCCGGGCGATGCGCTGGTCGGGCGGCGCGTGGCCTCCATCGCCTGGGGCGTTTATGGGGCGGCGGGCGGTCCGGACACGCGGGCCTTCGAACTCGCCCATATGCGCCAGCACAATTGGGTGGGCTTCGCCGAACCCATCGGCGCCATCAAGGCCGCCAAATGGCTGAAGGAGCGGGCGGGCGAGGACCGCATCGTCTATCGGGTGAACACGCTGCTCGGCCTTGCGCAGGCGGCGGCGGCCGGCATGGGGCTGGCGGTGCTGCCCTGCTTCATCGGCGCGGCGACGCCGGGCCTCACGCGGTTGCAGGCGCTCGATGCGGAGATCGACGGCAGCCTCTGGCTGCTCACCCATCCCGATATCAAGCAGACCGCCCGCGTGCGGGCCTTCATGGATTATGTGGGGCGCGAACTCGGCAAGCGCCGCGCCATATTGGAGGGCCGCGACGGTGACGCCGCCGAGCCGCTCGGCAGTGACGATGTCGTGTCCGTCGCGTGA